The following proteins are co-located in the Macadamia integrifolia cultivar HAES 741 chromosome 3, SCU_Mint_v3, whole genome shotgun sequence genome:
- the LOC122073970 gene encoding serine/threonine-protein kinase BRI1-like 1 has protein sequence MEGSAGFWWTTAGDRKGHDLLFKMELLCLVILLLSTTTSPHYMARELSSSPSTSSKFSKPQLKDKDDEVAALISFRNLSVHADPNGFLTNWTPNSPDPCSWKGLSCSPDGHVSALDLTNAGLSGFLRLDFLSRLQHLQHLILRGNLFYGDLSTAAGIAASVRCNLVTLDLSTNNFSDTISEEFLLHCDSVISLNLSRNSIPGAAFTFGASLRELDISRNRISDRRLLNHSLLNCGALSLLNFSDNKLPGDLGDGISSCSNLSTLDLSYNLLSGNIRAAFVAQSPASLKHLDLSHNNLSGEFSLLEFGSCGNLTVLDLSHNILSGIGLPASLPNCQLLQKLDLSHNLLQDVIPSVLGSFRNLQHLLLAQNNFSGEIPPEIGQSCGTLLELDLSGNRLSGGLPSTFVPCSSLQILNLGNNQLSGDFVNTVVSTLPSLKHLLLPFNNLTGSLPLSIKNCSQLELLDLSSNGFTGGISFPSGFCSSLSSLHKILLAGNFLSGTVPPELGNCKQLRTIDFSFNNLNGSIPSEVWELPNLSDLVIWANNLSGEIPEGICENGGNLETLILNNNLIAGTIPLSLTKCIKLIWVSLSSNRLTGVIPAGVGNLKNLAILQLGNNLLTGEVPRELGNCGSLIWLDLNSNSLTGSIPQELASQAGLIMPGLVSGKQFAFIRNEGGTACRGAGGLVEFQGIRTERLANFPMVHSCPSTRIYTGMTVYSFSGNGSMIYMDLSYNSLSGTIPDDLGFMYYLQVLNLGHNRLTGTIPDSLGGLKQVGVLDLSHNDLQGFVPGSLGSLSFLSDLDVSNNNLTGPIPLSGQLTTFPASRYENNSGLCGLPLPPCGSGGAARQMNYNRQGKKQSMAAGVIIGIVISLFCILGLSLALLKMKKYHRREDPGDKYIDSLPTSGSSSWKLSGVPEPLSINIATFEKPLRKLTFAHLLEATNGFSADSLIGSGGFGEVYKARLKDGSVVAIKKLIRVTGQGDREFTAEMETIGKIKHRNLVPLLGYCKIGDERLLVYEYMKWGSLEMVLHDKAKGGASKLGWVARKKIAIGSARGLAFLHHSCIPHIIHRDMKSSNVLLDENLEARVSDFGMARLMSALDTHLSVSTLAGTPGYVPPEYYQSFRCTTKGDVYSYGVILLELISGRRPIDPSEFGDDNNLVGWAKQLQREKRSSDIVDTVLLEQMSNEAEIYQCLKIAFECLDDRPFRRPTMIQVMAMFKELQNDSESDILDGFSLKDTVIDE, from the coding sequence ATGGAAGGGTCGGCCGGGTTTTGGTGGACGACGGCAGGAGATAGGAAAGGACATGATTTATTGTTTAAGATGGAGTTGTTGTGCCTTGTCATTCTCCTCCTGTCCACGACGACCTCTCCTCACTACATGGCCAGAGAATTGtcttcttccccttctactagttcaaaattttcaaagccACAGCTCAAAGACAAGGACGACGAGGTCGCGGCCTTGATATCCTTCCGGAACTTGTCTGTCCACGCTGATCCCAATGGCTTCTTGACGAATTGGACTCCTAATTCTCCCGATCCTTGCTCCTGGAAAGGTCTCAGCTGCTCTCCCGACGGACACGTTTCCGCACTCGATCTCACCAATGCCGGACTCAGCGGATTCCTTCGCCTCGACTTTCTCTCGCGTCTGCAGCATCTCCAACATCTCATCTTACGCGGTAATCTCTTCTACGGTGATCTATCGACTGCTGCCGGAATTGCTGCTTCGGTGCGCTGCAACTTGGTGACCCTTGACTTGTCTACCAATAACTTCTCCGACACCATCTCTGAAGAATTCCTGTTGCACTGTGACAGTGTCATTTCTCTCAATCTCTCCCGCAATTCTATTCCTGGGGCGGCTTTCACCTTTGGTGCTTCTCTCCGAGAGCTCGACATCTCCCGCAATCGGATTTCGGATCGCCGGCTCCTGAACCACTCGCTTCTAAATTGTGGGGCTTTGAGCCTCCTTAACTTTTCAGACAACAAGCTCCCCGGGGATTTGGGTGATGGCATCTCATCTTGCAGTAATCTCTCCACACTCGATCTCTCGTACAATCTTCTGTCTGGCAACATTCGGGCGGCTTTTGTCGCTCAATCGCCTGCGTCTCTAAAGCACCTGGACCTCTCCCACAACAACTTATCTGGCGAATTCTCCCTACTCGAGTTCGGCAGTTGCGGCAACCTCACCGTGCTCGACCTCTCCCACAACATTCTTTCAGGGATTGGACTCCCCGCCAGTTTGCCCAACTGCCAGCTGCTTCAGAAACTTGACCTCTCCCATAACCTACTCCAGGACGTGATTCCCTCGGTCCTGGGCAGCTTCAGGAATTTGCAGCATCTGTTGCTGGCCCAAAATAACTTCTCAGGTGAGATCCCGCCAGAAATCGGTCAGAGCTGTGGGACTCTCCTAGAGCTCGATCTCTCTGGGAACAGACTTTCTGGGGGTTTACCTTCCACGTTTGTACCGTGCTCTTCGCTTCAGATCCTCAACCTCGGCAACAACCAGCTTTCGGGTGATTTCGTCAATACCGTCGTCAGTACTCTGCCATCTCTGAAGCACCTTTTGCTTCCTTTCAACAACTTAACCGGTTCCCTACCTTTGTCTATAAAGAACTGTTCTCAGCTTGAATTGCTCGATCTTAGTTCCAACGGCTTTACTGGTGGCATCTCATTCCCATCTGGGttctgttcctctctctcttctctacaTAAAATCCTCTTAGCCGGCAATTTTCTGTCGGGAACGGTGCCTCCGGAGCTCGGGAACTGCAAGCAACTGAGGACGATCGATTTTAGCTTCAACAACCTTAATGGTTCGATTCCCTCAGAAGTCTGGGAGCTACCCAACCTTTCAGACTTGGTCATTTGGGCAAACAACCTCAGCGGGGAAATCCCAGAGGGCATCTGTGAGAATGGTGGAAACTTAGAGACACTGATTCTCAACAACAATCTTATCGCGGGGACCATCCCTCTGTCGCTGACCAAGTGTATTAAACTCATCtgggtctctctctctagcaACCGCCTCACTGGGGTGATACCTGCTGGTGTAGGGAACCTCAAGAATCTTGCTATTCTGCAACTGGGGAATAACTTGCTCACAGGAGAGGTACCGCGGGAGCTTGGTAACTGCGGGAGCCTCATATGGCTGGATTTGAACAGTAATAGCCTAACTGGCTCCATACCACAGGAACTTGCCAGCCAAGCTGGGCTGATTATGCCTGGACTCGTTTCTGGAAAGCAGTTCGCATTCATCAGGAATGAGGGAGGTACAGCCTGCAGAGGTGCTGGGGGACTAGTTGAATTTCAAGGGATCCGAACAGAGAGGCTGGCGAATTTTCCAATGGTTCATTCTTGCCCATCCACTAGAATCTACACTGGTATGACGGTCTACTCATTTTCAGGTAATGGCAGCATGATCTATATGGATCTGTCGTACAATTCGTTGTCTGGAACAATCCCAGATGACCTGGGTTTCATGTATTATCTCCAGGTCCTAAATTTGGGACACAACAGACTGACAGGAACCATCCCCGATAGCTTGGGAGGTCTTAAACAGGTTGGAGTTCTTGATCTGTCTCACAATGATCTTCAAGGTTTTGTACCAGGGTCATTAGGTAGTCTTTCTTTTCTCAGTGATCTCGATGTGTCGAACAACAACCTCACGGGTCCAATTCCTTTGTCAGGACAGCTGACCACATTCCCAGCATCCAGATATGAAAATAATTCTGGCCTATGTGGGCTCCCCTTGCCCCCTTGTGGGTCTGGTGGTGCAGCCCGTCAGATGAATTATAATCGGCAAGGAAAGAAACAGTCCATGGCAGCAGGAGTGATCATTGGCATTGTTATTTCCCTATTCTGTATCCTTGGACTTTCGTTGGCTCTGTTAAAGATGAAGAAGTACCATCGCAGGGAGGATCCGGGAGACAAATACATTGACAGCCTTCCAACTTCTGGTAGCAGCAGCTGGAAACTATCTGGGGTTCCAGAGCCTCTGAGCATCAATATTGCTACATTTGAGAAACCTCTGAGAAAGCTGACCTTTGCTCATCTTCTTGAGGCCACTAATGGTTTCAGCGCTGACAGCTTGATAGGGTCTGGTGGGTTTGGTGAGGTCTACAAGGCCCGGTTGAAAGATGGCTCTGTCGTTGCAATCAAGAAGCTGATTCGTGTGACCGGTCAGGGAGACAGGGAATTTACTGCCGAAATGGAAACAATTGGTAAGATCAAGCACAGAAACCTTGTCCCTTTATTGGGCTACTGCAAGATTGGAGATGAGAGGCTTCTTGTGTACGAGTACATGAAATGGGGAAGCTTGGAGATGGTTCTTCATGACAAGGCCAAGGGAGGGGCATCAAAGCTTGGTTGGGTAGCAAGAAAGAAGATTGCCATTGGTTCAGCAAGAGGGCTTGCATTCCTTCACCATAGCTGCATTCCTCACATAATCCACAGGGACATGAAGTCTAGCAATGTTCTACTTGATGAAAATTTAGAAGCCCGAGTGTCGGATTTTGGCATGGCAAGGCTGATGAGTGCCCTTGACACTCATCTCAGCGTGAGCACCCTTGCTGGCACACCAGGTTATGTTCCACCAGAGTACTACCAGAGTTTCAGGTGCACTACCAAAGGGGATGTGTACAGCTATGGTGTCATACTTCTGGAGCTTATATCTGGCAGAAGACCAATTGATCCATCAGAATTTGGTGATGACAACAACCTGGTGGGGTGGGCAAAACAGCtgcagagagagaagaggagtaGTGACATAGTTGACACTGTGCTCTTGGAACAGATGTCCAACGAGGCTGAAATCTATCAGTGTCTTAAGATTGCTTTCGAGTGTCTGGATGATCGGCCATTCCGGCGTCCAACTATGATTCAGGTGATGGCAATGTTCAAAGAGCTTCAGAATGATTCTGAAAGTGATATCCTTGATGGTTTCTCTCTAAAAGATACAGTTATTGATGAATGA
- the LOC122073528 gene encoding uncharacterized protein LOC122073528, translated as MSILHSPASVPPSTSLGFDLNLCSSRNYVGFSSGSGSSSSSYKALIALKGGGGGRRRASLRSLKRSSPTELRSPSISAALPPLDLTEDNVRQVLADARTEFAQIFDNSVGITGEAELAEVDGPFVKISLRGRFWHERSIVLARLGNYLKQRIPEILEVDIEDEKQLDDSSENF; from the exons ATGTCGATATTACATTCCCCCGCCTCCGTCCCCCCCTCTACCTCTCTGGGCTTTGACTTGAATCTCTGCAGCTCTAGGAATTACGTCGGTTTTAGCAGCGgcagcggcagcagcagcagcagttaTAAGGCTTTGATAGCGctaaaaggaggaggaggaggaaggaggagggCAAGCCTGAGGTCCTTGAAGAGAAGTTCTCCAACCGAGCTTCGCTCTCCATCGATTTCTGCAGCACTTCCCCCTCTTGATCTAACCGAGGATAACGTCCGACAAGTCTTAGCCGACGCTCGAACCGAG TTCGCACAGATTTTCGACAATTCGGTGGGAATAACCG GAGAAGCTGAGCTCGCTGAAGTGGATGGCCCCTTCGTAAAGATCAGTCTCAGAGGTCGGTTCTGGCACGAACGTTCCATAGTTTTAGCCAGGCTTGGTAATTACCTGAAGCAGAGGATCCCC GAAATTTTGGAGGTGgacattgaagatgaaaaaCAATTAGATGACAGCTCCGAAAACTTCTGA